A part of Helicoverpa zea isolate HzStark_Cry1AcR chromosome 17, ilHelZeax1.1, whole genome shotgun sequence genomic DNA contains:
- the LOC124638018 gene encoding juvenile hormone esterase-like, with amino-acid sequence MSVISVKWLVLWSLWAARLVRQPTDVLQISNGPVRGSISPDGSHRNYLAIPYATVPHRFQDPGPEPTWERTFEAVNENVRCMQSVADTWTVGGTDCLILNVYTPLDAVPGDKLPVMTFIHGGGYFKGSGSMLLYGPNHLVTKGVILVTINYRLNIQGFLCLRIKENPGNAAMKDQVAALRWIQRNIRKFGGDPDNVTIFGESAGAASVSFHLYSPMSKGLFHKAITQSGSALAPWAYQFRPVFLASLLAKVMLHESQDPHELYKYFMTKSNQELILTRVPRAEGNILTSEILYTPCTEKPIEGVEPFLTDYPYDLLTRGEYNKVPMIIGTNNEEGLLILNMDNDTMIPIIKFEKSLPKNLEILDPKTKREVAKELEHLYMGGEEISMDSVVKISKWYGEPTLVFPSLVETEMILKSSDQPVYNYKFQYSGWRNIPKMFMPSRLRGVEGATHADDVFYMFSQHFIFSNFENKMIERVSTLWTNFAKYGDPTPAGSSSPVKWARTNSSSPTSLVIDAEFSTAPLWYNDRLKYLRELYSKFRRKR; translated from the exons ATGTCTGTGATCAGTGTGAAGTGGCTGGTGCTGTGGTCGCTATGGGCTGCCCGCCTGGTGCGACAACCAACTGACGTTCTTCAGATAAGCAATGGCCCCGTGAGAGGCTCCATCAGCCCCGATGGCTCACATAGGAACTACCTCGCCATACCTTATGCGACTGTTCCTCATCGGTTTCAA GATCCAGGGCCGGAACCAACATGGGAGAGAACCTTCGAAGCAGTCAACGAAAATGTGAGATGCATGCAGAGTGTAGCAGACACTTGGACTGTCGGCGGCACCGACTGCCTCATCCTCAATGTGTACACACCCTTAGACGCTGTCCCCGGCGACAAGCTGCCCGTCATGACCTTCATCCATGGAGGAGGGTACTTCAAGGGCTCCGGCAGCATGCTACTCTACGGCCCCAACCATTTAGTAACCAAAGGAGTTATCCTAGTCACCATCAACTACAGACTTAACATACAAGGCTTTCTTTGCCTTCGCATCAAAGAAAATCCTGGAAACGCAGCTATGAAAGACCAGGTCGCTGCTCTGAGATGGATTCAGAGGAATATAAGGAAGTTTGGAGGAGATCCTGATAATGTCACGATATTCGGTGAGAGTGCTGGTGCTGCATCCGTCTCCTTCCACCTTTACTCTCCAATGTCAAAAGGACTTTTCCATAAAGCTATTACTCAAAGTGGATCAGCTCTCGCTCCGTGGGCTTATCAGTTCAGACCCGTGTTCTTAGCAAGTTTGTTAGCCAAGGTCATGTTGCATGAGTCACAAGATCCTCATGAATTGTACAAGTACTTCATGACAAAGTCTAACCAGGAGCTCATTCTGACCAGAGTACCTAGAGCAGAAGGTAACATCCTTACTTCTGAAATATTGTATACACCATGTACCGAAAAGCCAATAGAAGGCGTGGAGCCCTTCCTAACAGACTACCCATATGATCTTCTCACTAGGGGAGAATATAACAAAGTTCCTATGATTATAGGCACCAACAATGAAGAGGGTCTACTGATATTAAACATGGACAATGACACCATGATACCTATTATCAAGTTCGAGAAATCTTTGCCAAAGAATTTGGAAATTCTTGACCCAAAAACTAAACGCGAGGTAGCTAAAGAGCTAGAGCATCTATACATGGGTGGAGAAGAAATTTCCATGGACTCTGTGGTGAAGATATCGAAATGGTACGGAGAGCCAACATTGGTTTTTCCTTCATTGGTTGAGACGGAGATGATTTTGAAGAGTTCGGATCAGCCAGTTTACAATTACAAGTTCCAGTACTCAGGGTGGCGGAACATCCCAAAGATGTTCATGCCGAGCAGGCTGCGAGGGGTGGAGGGGGCGACGCATGCTGATGACGTGTTCTACATGTTCTCGCAGCATTTCATATTCTCTAACTTCGAAAACAAGATGATAGAGCGAGTGTCGACACTCTGGACAAACTTCGCTAAATATGG GGACCCAACACCAGCGGGCTCCAGTTCACCAGTAAAGTGGGCGAGGACCAACAGCTCATCACCAACGTCTCTGGTGATCGACGCTGAGTTTTCCACCGCCCCTCTCTGGTACAACGACAGACTCAAGTACTTGAGAGAACTGTACTCCAAGTTCAGAAGGAAAAGATAA